In a genomic window of Zingiber officinale cultivar Zhangliang chromosome 9B, Zo_v1.1, whole genome shotgun sequence:
- the LOC122022921 gene encoding ventral anterior homeobox 1-like, whose translation MKDYTGRVWFLRTSDSQKGRKLQELPPAFAHTRRRVPAVGFLARSGFLRPPSAGGVRLRPPAAICASRRRPPASICACQRPAAACGLLRPAGAGGGRLRPTAAASARQGPAAAASSLLGPPVVGGGCLRPSAPASGRLRPSAPASGRLRLPAGVPAVVGRQLAAGGCASRHLVAVPAGSWLLVPREI comes from the exons ATGAAGGATTATACTGGAAGAGTGTGGTTTCTACGCACTTCAGATTCACAAAAGGGAAGAAAACTACAAGAG TTGCCGCCGGCCTTCGCCCACACGCGGCGGCGCGTGCCCGCAGTGGGCTTCCTCGCCCGCAGCGGGTTTCTGCGCCCGCCATCGGCTGGCGGCGTTCGGCTTCGGCCGCCAGCGGCCATCTGCGCCAGCCGGCGGCGGCCGCCTGCGAGCATCTGCGCCTGCCAGCGGCCGGCGGCCGCCTGCGGCCTTCTGCGCCCGGCAGGGGCCGGCGGCGGCCGCCTCCGGCCTACTGCTGCCGCCAGCGCCCGGCAGGGGCCGGCGGCGGCCGCCTCCAGCCTGCTGGGCCCGCCAGTGGTCGGCGGCGGCTGCCTGCGGCCTTCTGCGCCCGCCAGTGGCCGGCTGCGGCCTTCTGCGCCGGCCAGCGGGCGCCTGCGCCTACCTGCAGGTGTGCCGGCTGTTGTCGGACGCCAGTTGGCTGCTGGCGGCTGTGCCAGCCGACATCTGGTTGCTGTGCCAGCCGGCAGCTGGCTGCTGGTGCCACgagaaatttga